A genomic region of Rhodothermia bacterium contains the following coding sequences:
- a CDS encoding LysM peptidoglycan-binding domain-containing protein, with amino-acid sequence MSVQAKYQEVLDLGAAFQATEGKVEEANGVLKVWGTVKTQGQKDALWDKIKAIGGQAPGDIQADIKVSGESLSHEVVSGDTLGKIAKTYLGSAAKYKEIAEFNNISNPDLIKVGQVIRIP; translated from the coding sequence ATGTCAGTTCAAGCAAAATACCAAGAGGTACTCGATTTGGGTGCTGCATTCCAAGCAACAGAGGGCAAAGTTGAAGAAGCCAATGGTGTTCTCAAAGTTTGGGGAACCGTTAAAACCCAAGGCCAAAAAGACGCTCTTTGGGACAAAATTAAAGCCATTGGTGGCCAAGCACCCGGCGACATTCAGGCAGACATCAAAGTATCTGGAGAAAGCCTTTCTCACGAAGTTGTTTCCGGCGATACATTGGGTAAAATTGCCAAGACCTATTTGGGCAGTGCTGCAAAGTACAAAGAAATTGCTGAATTCAACAATATCTCGAACCCAGACCTCATCAAAGTTGGTCAAGTGATTCGGATTCCCTAA